The Ensifer adhaerens genome contains a region encoding:
- a CDS encoding ATP-dependent helicase, with product MSAAYLEKLNDRQREAVVHGVGLPQGQLGRPLLIIAGAGSGKTNTLAHRVGHLIVNGADPRRILLMTFSRRAAAEMTRRVGRICRQVLGDNAAVMTDALSWAGTFHGIGARILRIYAEQIGLGADFTIHDREDSADLMNLVRHELGFSKMESRFPTKGTCLAIYSRVVNSESAIIDVLKTAYPWAVSWEQQLKELFAGYVEAKQAQNVLDYDDLLLYWAQMVCDAELAQDISSRFDHILVDEYQDTNRLQASILLSLKPEGHGLTVVGDDAQSIYSFRAATVRNILDFPNAFSPEPADVITLDQNYRSTQPILAAANGVIGLARERFTKNLWTDRQSEQRPQLVTVKDEADQAAYIVEQVLANREVGIALKQQAVLFRSANHSGTLEVELTRRNIPFVKFGGLKFLDSAHVKDLLATLRFAQNPRDRVAGFRLLQMLPGIGPQTAGKILDAIAADPEPLAALAEIPAPPKTGEDWARFVELVSALRKAETGWPGEIATARAWYEPHLDRIHEDAETRKADLVQLEQIAGGYQNRERFLTELTLDPPDATSDQAGVPLLDEDYLILSTIHSAKGQEWRSVFMLNVVDGCIPSDLGVGTTAELEEERRLLYVGMTRARDHLALVTPQRFFTYGQNSQGDRHVYASRTRFIPATLLQFFETTNWPKVSAAAGERSAKQIRIDVGARMRSMWK from the coding sequence ATGAGCGCCGCCTATCTCGAAAAACTGAATGACCGCCAGCGCGAGGCGGTGGTGCACGGCGTGGGCTTGCCGCAGGGCCAGCTCGGCCGCCCTCTGCTGATCATCGCCGGTGCCGGTTCGGGTAAGACGAACACGCTCGCCCACAGGGTGGGACATCTGATCGTCAACGGCGCCGATCCGCGCCGCATTCTGCTGATGACCTTTTCCCGCCGCGCCGCCGCGGAAATGACGCGGCGGGTCGGGCGCATCTGCCGCCAGGTGCTCGGCGACAATGCCGCCGTCATGACGGATGCGCTTTCCTGGGCCGGCACGTTCCACGGGATCGGTGCGCGGATTCTCAGGATCTATGCCGAACAGATCGGCCTTGGCGCGGATTTCACCATCCATGACCGCGAAGACAGCGCCGATCTCATGAACCTCGTCCGCCACGAGCTCGGTTTCTCCAAGATGGAAAGCCGCTTCCCGACAAAGGGCACGTGCCTTGCGATCTACTCGCGGGTCGTGAATTCGGAAAGCGCGATCATCGACGTCTTGAAGACGGCCTATCCTTGGGCCGTGAGCTGGGAACAGCAATTGAAGGAACTGTTTGCCGGCTATGTCGAGGCCAAGCAGGCGCAGAACGTGCTCGACTACGACGATCTCCTCCTCTACTGGGCCCAGATGGTTTGCGATGCCGAATTGGCGCAGGACATCAGCAGCCGTTTCGACCACATCCTGGTCGATGAGTATCAGGACACGAACCGCCTTCAGGCCTCGATCCTGCTGTCGCTCAAACCCGAGGGCCATGGCCTGACCGTCGTCGGAGACGACGCCCAGTCGATCTATTCCTTCCGGGCCGCGACGGTCCGCAACATCCTCGATTTCCCGAATGCGTTTTCGCCGGAGCCCGCCGACGTCATAACACTCGATCAAAACTATCGCTCGACCCAGCCGATTCTCGCTGCCGCCAACGGCGTCATCGGGCTTGCACGGGAACGGTTCACCAAGAACCTCTGGACCGACAGGCAGTCGGAACAGCGCCCTCAGCTTGTCACCGTCAAGGACGAGGCGGATCAGGCCGCCTACATCGTCGAGCAGGTTCTCGCCAATCGCGAGGTCGGCATTGCGCTGAAGCAGCAAGCCGTGCTGTTTCGCTCCGCCAACCACAGCGGCACGCTCGAGGTCGAGCTCACCCGTCGCAACATTCCCTTCGTGAAGTTTGGCGGTCTCAAGTTCCTCGACAGCGCCCATGTCAAGGATCTTCTGGCGACCTTGCGTTTCGCACAGAACCCGCGTGACCGCGTCGCCGGTTTCCGGCTGCTGCAGATGCTGCCCGGGATCGGCCCGCAGACGGCAGGCAAGATCCTGGACGCGATCGCCGCCGATCCGGAACCGCTCGCAGCGCTCGCGGAAATCCCGGCGCCACCCAAGACCGGCGAGGATTGGGCACGCTTCGTCGAACTCGTGTCCGCTCTGCGCAAGGCCGAAACGGGATGGCCGGGGGAAATCGCGACCGCGCGCGCCTGGTACGAACCGCACCTCGATCGCATCCACGAAGACGCCGAAACGCGCAAGGCCGATCTCGTGCAACTCGAACAGATTGCCGGCGGCTACCAGAACCGGGAACGCTTCCTGACCGAGCTGACGCTCGACCCTCCGGATGCCACCAGCGACCAGGCAGGCGTGCCGCTGCTCGACGAGGACTACCTGATCCTGTCGACCATACATTCGGCCAAGGGACAGGAATGGCGTTCGGTCTTCATGCTCAATGTCGTTGACGGCTGCATCCCGTCCGACCTTGGCGTCGGCACGACGGCCGAACTCGAAGAGGAGCGAAGGCTGCTTTATGTCGGCATGACGCGGGCGCGCGACCATCTCGCACTGGTGACGCCGCAGAGGTTCTTCACTTACGGCCAGAACAGCCAAGGCGACCGGCACGTCTACGCGTCGCGAACCCGTTTCATTCCAGCAACGCTGCTGCAGTTCTTCGAGACGACGAACTGGCCGAAGGTCTCGGCAGCCGCCGGCGAGCGCAGCGCCAAGCAGATCCGCATCGACGTCGGCGCCCGGATGCGGTCCATGTGGAAGTAG
- a CDS encoding FadR/GntR family transcriptional regulator: protein MKAIAREDRGLPARIAGDIGRRITLGELKVGDTLPKEADMLATLGVSRTTLREALKILSTKGFIEAKPRLGTRVRAAEHWNTLDPVVLSWQGDAEDQEALAEELFEIRLSIEPLAARLAARRGSAAEHAEIRAAFQRMAEGGVRVEEAIEADIAFHLQIFQAAHNRFLLPVASVIRAALSISIPKTMAASGGFGQSLAQHEAILSAIEARDGETAAAAAETLIAATYRRNFG, encoded by the coding sequence ATGAAGGCAATCGCTCGGGAGGATCGCGGTCTGCCGGCCCGCATTGCCGGCGATATCGGCCGCCGCATCACGCTCGGAGAGTTGAAGGTCGGCGATACCCTGCCGAAGGAAGCCGATATGCTGGCGACGCTCGGGGTCAGCCGCACGACGTTGCGCGAAGCGCTAAAGATCCTTTCGACCAAGGGCTTCATCGAGGCAAAACCCCGGCTTGGAACCCGCGTGCGCGCGGCGGAACATTGGAACACGCTCGATCCCGTCGTGCTCTCCTGGCAGGGCGATGCCGAAGACCAGGAGGCGCTTGCCGAAGAGCTGTTCGAAATCCGCCTGTCGATCGAACCGCTCGCCGCACGGCTTGCGGCAAGGCGCGGCTCGGCCGCCGAACATGCAGAGATACGCGCCGCCTTCCAGCGCATGGCGGAAGGGGGTGTGCGTGTCGAAGAGGCGATCGAGGCCGATATCGCCTTCCACCTGCAGATCTTCCAGGCGGCGCACAACCGCTTTCTGCTACCCGTCGCATCCGTCATCCGGGCAGCGCTGTCGATCAGCATTCCGAAGACGATGGCGGCTTCGGGTGGCTTCGGCCAGTCGCTGGCCCAGCATGAGGCGATCCTGTCAGCCATCGAAGCACGCGACGGCGAGACGGCGGCCGCTGCGGCCGAGACGTTGATCGCGGCGACCTACAGGCGCAATTTCGGGTAG
- a CDS encoding dihydrodipicolinate synthase family protein: MNDFRIESLHGIHAILYALFNEQEQLDRTAMRLQTEICLQSGVHGMAGLGLATEASKLDEVERMAIMEWLVEDTAGRVPVALTIFGASVEEQVRQARHATAVGADWLILQPPMVGQYSAAEYIRFFGRVADRTDLPLAIQNAPALMGRGLTAADIRDLVRQHPNIRLVKGEGPVVDIAHLIEVTEGRLPVFNGRAGLELLENLRIGCHGLILAPDSIDYAVRAYEFFADGWDERAEEAYRQMLPGVVFTMQGIETLLCYGKRLFGERAGIAIHDRSPAMRPTQIGLEMTRRYAAAMGGFS, from the coding sequence GTGAACGACTTTCGCATCGAAAGCCTCCATGGCATTCACGCCATCCTCTACGCGCTGTTTAACGAACAGGAACAGCTCGACCGCACTGCCATGCGGCTGCAGACGGAAATCTGTCTGCAAAGTGGGGTGCATGGTATGGCCGGGCTCGGACTTGCAACCGAAGCCTCCAAGCTCGACGAGGTCGAGCGCATGGCGATTATGGAATGGCTGGTCGAGGATACGGCCGGACGCGTGCCCGTCGCTTTGACGATCTTTGGGGCATCGGTTGAGGAACAGGTGCGCCAGGCGCGACACGCGACGGCGGTCGGCGCCGACTGGCTGATCCTTCAGCCGCCGATGGTCGGGCAGTATTCTGCCGCAGAGTACATTCGCTTTTTCGGACGCGTCGCCGACCGGACCGATCTGCCGCTCGCGATCCAGAATGCGCCGGCCCTGATGGGCCGTGGGCTGACGGCCGCCGATATCCGCGATCTCGTGCGTCAGCATCCGAACATCCGGCTGGTCAAGGGCGAAGGGCCGGTCGTGGATATCGCCCATCTGATCGAAGTGACCGAGGGACGGTTGCCCGTGTTCAACGGACGCGCGGGGCTGGAATTGCTGGAAAACCTGCGTATCGGTTGTCATGGCCTGATCCTGGCGCCGGACTCGATCGATTACGCCGTACGCGCCTACGAGTTCTTCGCGGATGGTTGGGACGAGCGCGCGGAAGAAGCCTATCGGCAGATGCTGCCGGGCGTGGTCTTCACCATGCAGGGCATCGAGACGCTGCTTTGCTACGGCAAACGTCTTTTCGGCGAGCGGGCGGGTATCGCAATCCACGATCGTTCGCCGGCTATGCGCCCGACCCAGATTGGTTTGGAGATGACCCGTCGCTATGCGGCCGCGATGGGTGGCTTTTCCTGA
- a CDS encoding IlvD/Edd family dehydratase, protein MTRKLRSQHWFGGLDKDAFIHRSWMKNNGLPDDVFDGRPVIGICNTFSELTPCNAHFRGLVEHIKAGVLEAGGLPLEFPVFSCGESNLRPTAMLFRNLASMDVEEAIRGNPIDGVVLMAGCDKTTPSLVMGAASCDQPSIVISGGPMLNGRLKGRTIGSGTDVWKFSEDVRAGVMSQQDFMAAESAMSRSPGHCMTMGTASTMASMVEALGLALPGNAACPAVDAGRARLARLTGRRIVQMVAEDLRLSKILTRDAFANAIRVNGAIGGSTNAVVHLLAIAGRIGTELSLDDWDRFGRDVPTILNLMPSGRYLMEDFHYAGGLPVVMKEIAGLLNLDALTVTGQSVGTNIEGVENDNDDVILPLDRALTPSGGIAVLRGNLAPKGAIIKPSAATPALMQHRGRAVVFETIDHYKAWIDDPDLDIDESSIMVLKNCGPKGYPGMAEVGNMALPQKLLKKGVRDMIRISDARMSGTAFGTVVLHTAPEAAVGGTLALVRDGDWIELDVAGRRLHLDVSDEELALRRAAWTPPAPDMVGGYQGLYVERVMQADTGADLDFLIGSRGHAVPRESH, encoded by the coding sequence GTGACCAGGAAATTGCGATCGCAGCATTGGTTTGGCGGGCTGGACAAGGACGCGTTCATTCACCGTAGCTGGATGAAGAACAACGGATTGCCCGACGATGTCTTTGACGGCCGACCGGTGATCGGGATCTGCAACACCTTCTCGGAACTGACGCCCTGCAACGCGCATTTCCGGGGGCTGGTCGAGCACATCAAGGCGGGCGTGCTCGAGGCGGGCGGCCTGCCACTGGAATTTCCGGTGTTTTCCTGCGGCGAGTCCAATCTGCGCCCGACGGCAATGCTCTTCCGCAACCTCGCGTCGATGGATGTCGAGGAGGCGATCCGCGGCAATCCGATCGATGGCGTTGTGCTGATGGCGGGCTGCGACAAGACCACGCCCTCGCTTGTCATGGGGGCTGCTTCTTGTGACCAGCCTTCGATCGTCATTTCCGGTGGGCCGATGCTGAACGGCCGCCTCAAGGGCCGAACCATCGGTTCGGGCACCGATGTCTGGAAGTTCTCCGAGGATGTGCGGGCCGGCGTCATGTCGCAACAGGATTTCATGGCGGCCGAAAGCGCCATGTCGCGCTCGCCCGGGCACTGCATGACGATGGGTACCGCCTCTACCATGGCCTCCATGGTAGAGGCCCTCGGCCTTGCGCTTCCGGGCAATGCCGCCTGTCCGGCAGTTGATGCCGGGCGCGCGCGGCTGGCGCGGCTGACCGGGCGGCGGATCGTCCAGATGGTCGCCGAGGACCTGCGGTTGTCGAAGATCCTCACCCGTGACGCTTTCGCCAATGCCATCCGCGTCAATGGTGCGATCGGCGGTTCGACCAACGCGGTCGTGCACCTTCTGGCGATTGCCGGACGGATCGGCACGGAACTGTCGCTCGACGATTGGGACCGGTTCGGCCGCGATGTGCCGACCATCCTCAACCTGATGCCGTCAGGCCGCTACCTGATGGAAGACTTCCATTATGCCGGTGGACTGCCCGTGGTCATGAAAGAGATCGCGGGCCTCCTCAATCTCGATGCCTTGACGGTGACAGGACAAAGTGTCGGAACCAACATCGAAGGTGTCGAGAACGACAACGATGACGTCATCCTGCCCCTCGATCGCGCTTTGACACCGAGCGGCGGCATTGCGGTACTGCGCGGCAACCTTGCCCCAAAGGGCGCGATCATCAAGCCTTCCGCAGCAACGCCGGCTTTGATGCAGCACCGTGGCCGCGCCGTCGTGTTCGAGACGATCGATCACTACAAGGCGTGGATCGATGACCCGGACCTCGATATCGATGAAAGCTCGATCATGGTGCTGAAGAACTGCGGCCCGAAGGGCTATCCGGGCATGGCCGAGGTCGGCAACATGGCGCTGCCGCAGAAGCTACTGAAAAAGGGCGTGCGCGACATGATCAGGATTTCGGACGCGCGCATGTCGGGCACGGCCTTTGGAACGGTCGTTCTCCACACGGCGCCGGAAGCTGCGGTCGGCGGGACCCTCGCACTGGTACGGGACGGCGACTGGATCGAACTCGACGTTGCCGGCCGCCGCCTCCATCTCGACGTCAGCGACGAAGAGCTGGCGCTTCGACGGGCGGCGTGGACTCCGCCTGCACCGGATATGGTCGGCGGCTACCAGGGTCTTTATGTCGAGCGGGTCATGCAGGCCGACACCGGCGCGGACCTCGATTTCCTCATCGGCAGCCGCGGTCACGCGGTTCCTCGCGAGAGCCATTGA
- a CDS encoding SDR family oxidoreductase, translating to MAGRLEGKRVVITGAAQGIGLAIAGTFLAEGASLFLLDRDGDLLATEAERLRASGGTVGYTTADIADADAIERAVATASREIGQPNALVNNAGVNVFFEPLKLSDADWQRCFDINLKGAWNCSKAVLPGMIAAGGGVILNIASTHAFTIIPHTFPYPVAKHALLGMTKALGLEYAGQGVRVNALAPGYVRTQKAVEYWNSFPDPVAAEAETMKLHPGGRIASPEEIAKAALFMISDECPFMNSTCLTVDGGMSVLHHP from the coding sequence ATGGCGGGCCGTCTCGAAGGAAAACGCGTCGTCATCACTGGGGCGGCTCAAGGGATCGGCCTCGCCATCGCCGGGACCTTCCTCGCGGAAGGAGCAAGCCTTTTTCTCCTCGACCGCGACGGTGATCTGCTGGCGACCGAGGCCGAGCGGCTTCGCGCGTCGGGCGGAACGGTCGGCTACACCACGGCCGACATCGCGGATGCGGACGCCATCGAACGGGCCGTTGCCACGGCTAGCCGCGAGATCGGCCAGCCGAATGCGTTGGTCAACAATGCCGGCGTCAACGTGTTCTTCGAGCCCCTGAAACTCTCCGATGCCGACTGGCAGCGCTGTTTCGACATCAACCTCAAGGGCGCGTGGAACTGCAGCAAGGCCGTGCTGCCGGGCATGATCGCGGCCGGCGGTGGCGTCATCCTCAACATCGCCTCGACCCATGCCTTCACCATCATCCCGCACACATTCCCCTATCCGGTCGCCAAGCATGCGCTTCTCGGCATGACCAAGGCGCTCGGCCTCGAATATGCCGGGCAGGGGGTGCGGGTGAATGCACTGGCGCCTGGCTACGTGCGCACGCAAAAGGCCGTCGAATACTGGAACTCGTTTCCCGATCCGGTCGCCGCGGAAGCCGAAACGATGAAGCTCCATCCCGGCGGACGCATCGCCAGCCCGGAGGAGATCGCCAAGGCGGCGCTCTTCATGATTTCGGACGAATGCCCGTTCATGAACTCCACCTGCCTGACCGTGGATGGCGGCATGAGCGTGCTGCATCATCCCTGA
- the dgoD gene encoding galactonate dehydratase has product MKITKLTTYIVPPRWLFLKIETDEGIVGWGEPVVEGRALTVEAAVNELSDYLIGKDPLLIEDHWQVMYRGGFYRGGAVHMSAIAGIDQALWDIKGKAYGQPIHALLGGQVRDRIKVYSWIGGDRPSDVANNARDVVARGFKAIKLNGCEEMQIVDTWEKVEKAVETIATIREAIGPHIGIGVDFHGRVHRPMAKVLAKELQPFNLMFIEEPVLSENREALKEIANHCSTPIALGERLYSRWDFKSVLADGYVDILQPDLSHAGGITECRKIAAMAEAYDVALAPHCPLGPIALAACLQVDAVSYNAFIQEQSLGIHYNTGNDILDYISNKEVFHYADGFVSIPQGPGLGIEVDEQYVIERAKEGHRWRNPIWRHADGSVAEW; this is encoded by the coding sequence ATGAAGATCACCAAGCTCACCACCTATATCGTCCCGCCGCGTTGGCTGTTTCTGAAGATCGAGACCGACGAGGGTATCGTCGGCTGGGGCGAGCCGGTCGTCGAAGGGCGTGCCTTGACTGTCGAAGCCGCGGTCAACGAGCTCTCGGACTACCTGATCGGCAAGGATCCGCTGCTGATCGAGGATCATTGGCAGGTCATGTACCGCGGTGGCTTTTACCGCGGCGGCGCGGTTCACATGTCGGCGATTGCCGGCATCGACCAGGCGCTCTGGGACATCAAGGGCAAGGCCTATGGCCAGCCGATCCATGCGCTGCTCGGCGGTCAGGTGCGTGACCGCATCAAGGTCTATTCCTGGATCGGCGGCGACCGTCCGTCCGACGTCGCCAACAATGCGCGCGACGTGGTCGCCCGCGGCTTCAAGGCAATCAAGCTCAACGGCTGCGAGGAGATGCAGATCGTCGACACGTGGGAAAAGGTCGAAAAGGCAGTCGAGACGATCGCGACGATCCGTGAGGCGATCGGCCCGCATATCGGCATCGGCGTCGATTTCCATGGCCGGGTGCACCGGCCGATGGCCAAGGTGCTGGCGAAGGAACTGCAGCCTTTCAACCTGATGTTCATCGAGGAGCCGGTGCTTTCGGAAAACCGCGAGGCGCTGAAGGAAATCGCCAACCATTGCTCGACGCCGATTGCGCTTGGCGAGCGGCTCTATTCCCGCTGGGATTTCAAGTCGGTTCTGGCAGACGGTTATGTCGACATTCTGCAGCCCGACCTGTCGCATGCCGGCGGCATCACCGAGTGCCGCAAGATCGCGGCGATGGCCGAAGCCTATGACGTGGCACTGGCCCCGCATTGCCCGCTCGGGCCAATCGCGCTTGCCGCCTGCCTCCAGGTCGACGCCGTCAGCTACAACGCCTTCATCCAGGAGCAGAGCCTCGGCATCCACTACAACACGGGCAACGATATTCTCGATTACATCTCGAACAAGGAAGTCTTCCACTACGCTGATGGCTTCGTCTCGATCCCGCAAGGACCGGGCCTCGGCATCGAGGTGGACGAGCAGTACGTCATCGAACGCGCGAAGGAAGGCCATCGCTGGCGCAACCCGATCTGGCGCCATGCCGACGGCAGCGTCGCCGAGTGGTGA
- a CDS encoding FadR/GntR family transcriptional regulator: MEERGQRRPRVQKNVTRAIASDICADVFPVGSYLPRENDLCERYGVSRTVIRETLKVLESKGMVRGRSRVGTIVCNKDDWNILDSQVLEWIGERIFEFDLLNCVLEARRAIEPAAAEFAAERATVQEIADLERAWQAMRDGERDVIGFTDADVAFHTCLLKASHNQVFLQLVGIIQAALKFSLHASNEVAERRDEAIDIHGELVEALRVRDKARARDCSMRMLDLAARDLKVAVERHRPAPAR, translated from the coding sequence ATGGAAGAGCGCGGGCAGCGCCGCCCACGCGTCCAGAAGAACGTGACGCGAGCGATCGCCTCGGACATCTGCGCCGATGTCTTTCCTGTCGGCTCCTACCTGCCGCGTGAGAACGACCTTTGCGAACGCTATGGCGTCAGCCGGACCGTCATCCGTGAAACATTGAAGGTCCTTGAATCGAAGGGCATGGTCCGTGGCCGTTCGCGCGTGGGCACGATCGTCTGCAACAAGGACGATTGGAACATCCTCGATTCGCAGGTGCTTGAATGGATCGGCGAGCGCATCTTCGAGTTCGACCTGTTGAATTGTGTTCTGGAAGCGCGCCGGGCAATTGAGCCGGCTGCGGCGGAGTTTGCCGCCGAACGCGCGACCGTCCAGGAGATCGCCGATCTCGAGCGCGCCTGGCAGGCGATGCGCGACGGTGAGCGCGACGTCATTGGTTTCACCGATGCCGACGTTGCCTTTCACACCTGCCTGCTCAAGGCCAGCCACAACCAGGTGTTTCTGCAACTCGTCGGCATCATCCAGGCGGCGCTGAAGTTCTCGCTGCACGCCTCGAACGAAGTCGCCGAGCGCCGCGATGAAGCGATCGACATCCATGGCGAACTGGTCGAGGCGCTGCGCGTGCGCGACAAGGCGCGGGCGCGCGACTGTTCCATGCGCATGCTGGACCTTGCGGCACGTGACCTCAAGGTCGCCGTCGAACGTCACCGGCCCGCCCCGGCGCGCTGA
- a CDS encoding arabinose ABC transporter substrate-binding protein, translated as MRFIKAAILAGTVAVFAATSAFAADVKIGFIVKQPEEPWFQDEWKFADVAAKEKGFTLVKIGAEDGEKVQSAIDNLGAQGAQGFIVCTPDVKLGPGIVAKAAANELKLMTVDDRLVNADGSPIEDVPHMGISATKIGEAVGQALVDEIKKRGWDMKDVGAIRVSYDQLPTAVDRVEGALSVLKANGFPEANIFDAPQAKTDTEAALNASTIVLNKNAGIKKWVAIGLNDEAVLGAVRATETVGIPADSMIGVGIGGADSAINEFKKPSATGFFGTVIISPKRHGYETALNMYEWIANGKEPEKLTLTAGQLALRDNYEAVRKDLGIE; from the coding sequence ATGCGCTTTATCAAGGCAGCCATTCTGGCTGGTACCGTCGCCGTGTTTGCGGCCACCTCGGCCTTTGCTGCCGACGTCAAGATCGGCTTCATCGTCAAACAGCCGGAAGAGCCGTGGTTCCAGGACGAATGGAAGTTCGCCGACGTCGCCGCCAAGGAAAAGGGCTTCACGCTCGTCAAGATCGGCGCCGAAGACGGCGAGAAGGTCCAGTCGGCGATCGACAACCTCGGCGCCCAGGGCGCACAGGGCTTCATCGTCTGCACGCCCGACGTCAAGCTTGGCCCCGGCATCGTCGCCAAGGCTGCCGCCAACGAACTCAAGCTGATGACCGTCGACGACCGGCTGGTCAATGCCGATGGCAGCCCGATCGAAGACGTGCCGCACATGGGCATCTCAGCGACGAAGATCGGCGAGGCCGTCGGCCAGGCTCTCGTCGACGAGATCAAGAAGCGCGGCTGGGACATGAAGGACGTCGGCGCGATCCGCGTTTCCTACGACCAACTCCCGACCGCCGTCGACCGCGTCGAAGGCGCGCTCTCGGTGCTCAAGGCCAACGGCTTCCCGGAAGCCAACATCTTCGACGCGCCGCAGGCAAAAACTGACACCGAGGCCGCACTCAACGCCTCGACGATCGTGCTCAACAAGAATGCCGGCATCAAGAAGTGGGTCGCAATCGGCCTCAATGACGAAGCCGTGCTTGGCGCCGTGCGCGCGACCGAGACGGTCGGCATTCCCGCCGACAGCATGATTGGCGTCGGCATCGGCGGTGCGGATTCGGCCATCAACGAATTCAAGAAGCCCTCGGCCACCGGCTTCTTCGGCACTGTCATCATCTCGCCGAAGCGTCACGGCTACGAGACCGCGCTCAACATGTATGAGTGGATCGCCAACGGCAAGGAGCCGGAAAAGCTGACCCTGACGGCCGGCCAGCTTGCGCTTCGCGACAACTACGAAGCGGTGCGCAAGGATCTCGGCATCGAGTAA
- the araG gene encoding L-arabinose ABC transporter ATP-binding protein AraG: MQDFLEFQSISKGYPGVQALSDVSFSVRKGAVHGLMGENGAGKSTLIRLLSGDQAADEGEIRIDGEAQSYRSVRDAFRAGVIVIHQELQLVPELTVAENLWLGHFPGKGGVIDRRRLIGMVGEKLAEIGIDVDPSAKIASLSIGERQMVEIAKAVMLDARVIALDEPTSSLSSRESEILFALIERLRSNGTVILYVSHRLDEIFRLCDSLTVLRDGKLAAHHPDISKVTRDQIIAEMVGREISNIWGWRARDLGAERLRVEAISGPKLKTPLSFSVRCGEILGFFGLIGAGRSEMTRLVYGADRRNQGTVSIDGTIVPADSPPQSIRAGMVLCPEDRKFDGIVQGRSIEENMAISSRRHFSPFGILDLKKEAELADRFIAKLRVRTPSRKQDIINLSGGNQQKVILGRWLSEQGVRVLIIDEPTRGIDVGAKSEIYEILYELAAQGMAIVVISSELPEVMGITDRILVMCQGRIAADIARADFDERRILAAALPDVPTEQVQPS, from the coding sequence ATGCAAGACTTCCTCGAATTCCAATCGATCTCCAAGGGCTATCCCGGCGTCCAGGCGCTGTCGGATGTCTCGTTTTCCGTGCGCAAGGGTGCCGTCCATGGGCTCATGGGCGAGAACGGCGCCGGCAAGTCGACACTCATTCGTCTGCTATCCGGCGACCAGGCCGCCGACGAAGGAGAGATCCGCATCGACGGCGAGGCGCAGAGCTATCGTTCCGTGCGCGACGCCTTTCGTGCCGGTGTGATCGTCATCCATCAGGAACTGCAGCTCGTGCCTGAGCTGACGGTGGCCGAAAACCTCTGGCTCGGCCACTTCCCCGGCAAGGGCGGCGTCATCGACCGCCGCCGGCTGATCGGAATGGTCGGCGAGAAACTCGCGGAAATCGGCATCGACGTCGATCCGTCGGCCAAGATCGCATCGCTCTCGATCGGCGAGCGCCAGATGGTCGAGATCGCCAAGGCGGTCATGCTCGACGCGCGCGTCATCGCGCTCGATGAGCCAACATCGTCGCTGTCCTCGCGCGAAAGCGAAATCCTCTTTGCCCTCATCGAGCGCCTCCGTTCAAACGGCACGGTGATCCTCTACGTTTCCCACCGTCTCGACGAAATCTTCCGGCTCTGCGACAGCCTAACGGTGCTGCGCGACGGCAAGCTTGCCGCCCATCATCCCGATATCTCCAAAGTGACCCGCGACCAGATCATCGCCGAAATGGTGGGGCGCGAGATCTCCAACATCTGGGGCTGGCGGGCCCGTGACCTCGGCGCCGAACGGCTGCGGGTCGAAGCGATCTCGGGGCCGAAACTGAAGACACCCCTAAGCTTTTCCGTTCGGTGCGGCGAAATCCTCGGTTTCTTCGGCCTGATCGGCGCTGGCCGCAGCGAAATGACCCGGCTGGTCTACGGTGCGGACAGGCGCAACCAGGGAACCGTCAGCATCGATGGCACGATCGTGCCGGCCGACAGTCCGCCGCAATCGATCCGCGCCGGCATGGTGCTGTGCCCGGAGGATCGCAAGTTCGACGGTATCGTCCAGGGGCGCAGCATCGAAGAAAACATGGCGATCTCGTCGCGACGGCACTTCTCGCCCTTCGGCATCCTCGACCTGAAGAAGGAGGCGGAGCTTGCCGACCGGTTCATCGCCAAGCTCCGGGTGCGCACGCCGTCGCGCAAGCAGGACATCATCAATCTCTCCGGCGGCAACCAGCAGAAGGTCATCCTCGGCCGCTGGCTCTCCGAACAGGGCGTAAGGGTTCTCATCATTGACGAGCCGACGCGCGGCATCGACGTCGGCGCCAAGTCGGAGATCTACGAAATCCTCTATGAACTCGCGGCTCAGGGCATGGCGATCGTCGTCATCTCCAGCGAGCTGCCCGAGGTGATGGGCATCACCGACCGTATTCTCGTCATGTGCCAGGGCCGGATCGCCGCCGATATCGCGCGCGCCGATTTCGACGAACGCCGCATCCTCGCCGCCGCCCTTCCCGATGTTCCAACCGAGCAGGTTCAGCCCTCATGA